The DNA segment GAAGAGCGGGCAATTAATCACGAGCGTTTCAAACTCGCCGCCTTCTCCTGCGGTGCATACATAACATACGCCGTGCAAATTACATAGCTCTTTGAACACATTGCGGTCTATCAACCTGCCAAGCCATTCTTCGGTGAGCCCATAAGCAGCAACTGCGGTTATTATCACCTCGAATCCTGCATCAAACATCTCGTTCCAGAGTTCCTCAGGGTCTCTCCCCCACAACGGCGCTAAACTAACCAAGCCGAGGTCATTGCATATCCTCTCTATCCTGCTCCTCTGGTAATTGGAGAATATCGCACCTGATACAACACCATCTATCGCATATCTAATTTTTGCTTCACGCAGAGCATCCCTCAGGTCGCTGAGTTCCGCTTCTTTTGCACCCGCTGAATGATGGAATACCAGAGGTAGCCGCATTGACTTCGCCTGTAACTTGACGAGGTCTATGTTTGGCACATGATACATGTATGAGTCGGGATTGAGTGATTTAATGGCAACAAGAACGCGAATCTCATGCCGCTTGCTGGCAATGTATGTAGCATAAAGGCTGTCTTTACCGCCGGATACCAGTGCTGCGAGTTTCACTTTGTATTCACTCCTCAAGCACGAACTTGAAAGTGAGGGTCATTACTGCGGTAATCAAGAGCAGGAAAGCGATTAATAGCCGTAATTCCGGCATCACATCTGCTATTGTGTAACCCGGGCTGAGCAGTTTCTTCGTCGCACCTACAGAAGGCAGGAGTGCAGGAATGCAAATAGGGATAAGGAGAAAAGAGAGTAGCAGAGTCTTACCTTCGGAGAACATTACGAGTCCAGAAATGAAAGAGCCGGCAAATGCGAGACAGATAGCACCTGAAATGGATATGAGTAACAGAGCCAGGAATTGCATACCGGTATCAAGATGCAGGTTCAAGAATATGATAGCTGCGGGAATCAGGACACATTCGACAAACAGGAGCAGTGCAGTGCCATAGATGATTTTACCTGCGAGAATTGCCAGTGGCGAACATGGCAGGGTCTTCAAACCCCCAAGTGTGCCCATGTCGGCTTCGCGCATGAAGGATGTGGTGAATGTGAGTATGCTTGTGAAGAAGAGGATTACCCATAGCGATGCAGCAGCCACTTCAGGTCGTGCTGTGCCCGCGGTACCAATACCAAACGCGAAACTGCAAATGAGGATAGAGCCAAACGAGAATGTGAGCATTGAAATAATCTCGTAAGAGCGGCGGAACTCGGTTCGCAGGTCCTTCTCCGCGATGCCCAGTGCCGCTCCCACCTGCGGGAAATCGAAATCATGTGCCATCTCTTAAATATCCCCCGCCACCATCCTCATTACCGTTAACGTTATAGTCATATTTATATGCAGGCTCATTATTTATCCTCGTCTTTATTATCCGCCCCTCTATATCCAGTTCACTCCACGCACTGTATAACTCAGCCTCCGCTGTTCTATCCACGAGTGCGACAAAAGAAGGACCAGTGCCCGATAAGCTCACACCTCTCACATTGCATTCCAGCGCTTTCAGCATCGGCTCAGGACTGAAATTCAATGCTGCACAATACAAGAAGCCATTTAACGTCATCGCATCCTCAAATTTAGATGCCAGTGCGAGCTCATAAGCAATATCCACCCATGGCGCTACCAATCGAGACCGCTGCACATCGGTATCGGCAGTAAATGCCTTCGCCTCAGGTACGAAAATAAGTACCCCTGAATCCTTCTCTTCCCTCATTATCAGTTCCTTCTTCATGTTGTCTGTTATCACGACGCCACCGAGTAAAGAAGCGCAGGCATCGTCAAAAGCGCCGGTTATTGAGACACCGGTATCCAGAGCGGCATTCACACCTATTCTTATCACCTCAAGGGCATCCATATCCGCCCCTGCTCCTATCGCATCCAGAGCGGCGACCACGGTAGCATTTGCGGCTGCACTGCTGCTCTTCAGCCCGCTTCCCACAGGTATCTCACTCCTCGTATACACATAACCACACAGAGGCAGATTGAACTTCTTCAGCACCAGCTCCAGACATCGTTCTATCAATCGCGTATCAATGTCAACATCTTTACCCCTACCTCTATCTTTATCCCTCTCTCCTTCTAATTCTAACTCTGACTCTAACTCTGTATGTGCCTCTATGGCTTTGAAATCCTCGCCAAGTTCCACTTCGGCATACGTCCACCTGTCGATGCCGAAAGCAGAACCTTTATAAGTGGCTATTGCATTTATTACTGTTCCTGCGCCACTGGCTTTACCATATCCCTTCGCACTCATCCTTCCTGCCGCTCGAATAATGTAACCCCATTCTTAACTGCTTCCAGAGCAATTGGGATATTGTTATTCAGCTCTTTCTCAGTATAACGGAAAGGGAAGATGTCAACCGGGAAATCCAAAGAGAACTTCTCGGTCCACTCTGTGCGCCTATCCATAAAAGGCTTATCGGCTCTTTTGAGTACTATTAAAATATCCGCATCGCTCCCGGGTACACCTCCCTTCTCTACCAGAGAGCCAAGTAGGATAATTTTTAATACGTTCTCATCTCCTTTTCCTATTTCACCAGCA comes from the Methanophagales archaeon genome and includes:
- a CDS encoding diphthine--ammonia ligase, which encodes MKLAALVSGGKDSLYATYIASKRHEIRVLVAIKSLNPDSYMYHVPNIDLVKLQAKSMRLPLVFHHSAGAKEAELSDLRDALREAKIRYAIDGVVSGAIFSNYQRSRIERICNDLGLVSLAPLWGRDPEELWNEMFDAGFEVIITAVAAYGLTEEWLGRLIDRNVFKELCNLHGVCYVCTAGEGGEFETLVINCPLFNERIRILQWHTVWDDKTQSGQFIVDDAVLVVK
- a CDS encoding HEPN domain-containing protein; protein product: MPERSRDWIKQAERDLKVAEELIKVKSFEWSCFIAYSSASGRKISRGVMQKMQSFVVEESLNSVKAFWLDQEKLIEEIYKVAGEIGKGDENVLKIILLGSLVEKGGVPGSDADILIVLKRADKPFMDRRTEWTEKFSLDFPVDIFPFRYTEKELNNNIPIALEAVKNGVTLFERQEG
- a CDS encoding heme exporter protein CcmB — its product is MAHDFDFPQVGAALGIAEKDLRTEFRRSYEIISMLTFSFGSILICSFAFGIGTAGTARPEVAAASLWVILFFTSILTFTTSFMREADMGTLGGLKTLPCSPLAILAGKIIYGTALLLFVECVLIPAAIIFLNLHLDTGMQFLALLLISISGAICLAFAGSFISGLVMFSEGKTLLLSFLLIPICIPALLPSVGATKKLLSPGYTIADVMPELRLLIAFLLLITAVMTLTFKFVLEE
- a CDS encoding shikimate kinase translates to MSAKGYGKASGAGTVINAIATYKGSAFGIDRWTYAEVELGEDFKAIEAHTELESELELEGERDKDRGRGKDVDIDTRLIERCLELVLKKFNLPLCGYVYTRSEIPVGSGLKSSSAAANATVVAALDAIGAGADMDALEVIRIGVNAALDTGVSITGAFDDACASLLGGVVITDNMKKELIMREEKDSGVLIFVPEAKAFTADTDVQRSRLVAPWVDIAYELALASKFEDAMTLNGFLYCAALNFSPEPMLKALECNVRGVSLSGTGPSFVALVDRTAEAELYSAWSELDIEGRIIKTRINNEPAYKYDYNVNGNEDGGGGYLRDGT